Proteins from one Cryptomeria japonica chromosome 4, Sugi_1.0, whole genome shotgun sequence genomic window:
- the LOC131060459 gene encoding UDP-glycosyltransferase 79A2-like produces MTDQRQLHVLKFPWLAHGHITPFLELAKSLTSYGLKISFLSTQLDIERIKQKLQPSLGIRQVQLPIPSVDGLPTGVKSTSDLSRIGALNLMPLPCKALDLCVKPFEELLKLLSPDFVIPDMVQYWAPRVAAKLGIPTVHFEPSFHWSLSDTLCVDFYYRRFKVWSSVRCSSSAV; encoded by the coding sequence ATGACGGATCAGCGCCAGCTTCATGTGTTGAAGTTTCCTTGGCTTGCCCATGGCCACATAACACCTTTCCTAGAGCTGGCCAAGAGCCTCACCAGTTATGGCCTTAAAATTTCATTCCTCTCCACTCAGCTTGATATAGAAAGGATTAAACAGAAACTACAGCCCTCGCTGGGAATTCGACAAGTACAGTTACCGATTCCATCCGTGGATGGTCTGCCCACAGGCGTTAAGTCAACCTCAGATTTGTCCAGGATTGGAGCTTTAAACCTAATGCCGCTACCTTGTAAAGCTCTCGATCTCTGCGTGAAGCCTTTCGAAGAGCTGCTGAAATTGCTTTCCCCTGATTTTGTGATACCTGACATGGTGCAGTACTGGGCTCCTCGGGTTGCCGCCAAACTGGGAATTCCCACTGTACATTTTGAGCCATCCTTCCACTGGAGCCTCTCTGACACATTGTGCGTGGACTTCTATTACAGAAGGTTTAAGGTTTGGAGCTCCGTACGTTGCTCTTCCAGTGCAGTATGA